CAATAGGTAGTCTTCCTATTACCATTTTACTTGGCATATATGGATTTTCTACTACGGGTATTCCAACATCGAGCCAAATGCTGCAAGGATTTTTGTTAGCATTATGTTCCGGCGTTATAGCGACAATGACATTTTTCTTTGCTACTGACTTAGCAAAAGATAATCTCGCTCTGCTTGGAGCTGTTGAAGCAACGCAAGCTGGAACAATGGTCTTTACCATGCTTGGCGAAATTGTTTTCTTGAATGGTTCATTTCCTGGCGGACTTTCCCTACTTGGAATGATTATTATTATGTTAGGAATGGTTGCAAATAGCATTTTAAACCGTTCTGTTCCAGTCGTTAAACAGAAAAAAACAGCATAAAAAAGAGTATGGTTCTATAACAAAGAACCATACTCTTTTTTTATTGTCCCCCTATTTCGCCTTATCAGAATAGTATTTCATTGGCTGTTTATACTAAAACCTATGTTATAATACGTTTCATGCGCAATAATAGGAGGTAAATTATGTTAAAAAAAGCAATCGCTGAATTTATTGGTACATTTGTACTGGTATTATTCGGAACTGGAGTAGCTGTCATTGGCGGCGGAATTGAAGGAATTGGGACATTAGGAATCGCTATGGCTTTCGGTCTATCTATTGTGGCTATGGCATATAGCATCGGAACAATTTCTGGATGTCACATTAACCCAGCAGTATCAGTAGCTATGTTCATCAATAAAAGAATGAACGCTATGGAACTTTGTTATTATGTATTAGCTCAAATTTTAGGTGGTTTATTAGGAGCTGCAACATTGGTAACAATTTTACAATCCGCTAAAACACCTTTAGATAATTTAGGACAAAATGGTTTTGGAACTCTTGGTTTATCTGGAGCATTTCTAGTTGAATTTATTTTAACTTTCGTATTCATTTTAGTAATCGTCGCTGAAACAGGTAAAAAAGGCAGTTCTTCTCTAGCAGGATTAGTAATTGGTTTCACATTAGTTTTAGTCCACTTATTAGGTATTCCGTTAACTGGGACTTCTGTTAACCCAGCTCGTAGTATCGCACCAGCTTTATTCGTTGGCGGAGAAGCACTTTCTCAACTATGGGTATTCATCGTTGCACCAATTCTTGGCGGTATCGTAGCAGCTATCGTAGGCAAATTTATTTTAAATACTGAAAAATAAAATTTTCAATATTTCTGAATAAAAAAAGGCGAGCCCTCATTATGAGGATGCTCGCTTTTTTACTCTTTCATTTTAGACTTTAAATTTGTAACTAATTGATCTACCGTTACATTTGCAAGTACGTTTTCCATCGCTTCTTGCGCTTGCATTAAAATAATTTCTAATACTGATTGAATATTAGCTCCTACTGGACATTCAATGTTGGGATTTTCATGGAAGGAAAATAGCTGTCCTTCTTCTACAACTTCCACTGCTTTATATACATCAAGTAATGTAATTTCTTCTAAATCACGAGCAAGTGTCGTACCACCTTTACCAGCTTGTACATCAACAAGTCCTGCTCTCTTCAACATTCCTGTAATGCGACGAATCACAACTGGATTTGTATTCACACTACCGGCAATCCATTCAGAGGTACAGCGAGAGTTTCGATCTATCGCAAGTAATGTCAGCATATGAACACCTACTGTAAAACGACTACTAATCCCCATCTGCACACCCTCCTTTTTATTCATTCTATTAAAAGACGACTCTTATTATTA
This genomic window from Bacillus anthracis str. Vollum contains:
- a CDS encoding Rrf2 family transcriptional regulator, giving the protein MGISSRFTVGVHMLTLLAIDRNSRCTSEWIAGSVNTNPVVIRRITGMLKRAGLVDVQAGKGGTTLARDLEEITLLDVYKAVEVVEEGQLFSFHENPNIECPVGANIQSVLEIILMQAQEAMENVLANVTVDQLVTNLKSKMKE
- a CDS encoding aquaporin; translated protein: MLKKAIAEFIGTFVLVLFGTGVAVIGGGIEGIGTLGIAMAFGLSIVAMAYSIGTISGCHINPAVSVAMFINKRMNAMELCYYVLAQILGGLLGAATLVTILQSAKTPLDNLGQNGFGTLGLSGAFLVEFILTFVFILVIVAETGKKGSSSLAGLVIGFTLVLVHLLGIPLTGTSVNPARSIAPALFVGGEALSQLWVFIVAPILGGIVAAIVGKFILNTEK